In one window of Meleagris gallopavo isolate NT-WF06-2002-E0010 breed Aviagen turkey brand Nicholas breeding stock chromosome 12, Turkey_5.1, whole genome shotgun sequence DNA:
- the KIF7 gene encoding kinesin-like protein KIF7: MDLWIRADEELFTKQRGPGPACPKTCGCSNREAVYGACVRPLLRAFFQGFNATVFAYGQTGSGKTYTIGEASVASINEDEQGIIPRAMAETFQLIDENDLIDYTVRVSYLEVYKEEFRDLLQVDTASKDIQIREDDKGNIVLCGVKESEVEGLDEVLSLLEMGNTAKHTGATHINAQSSRSHTIFTVTMEQRRGAGRVTRLALSNQPTIPASGQVLVSKFHFVDLAGSERIVKTGNTGERLKESIQINSGLLALGNVISALGDPRRKGSHIPYRDSKITRILKDSLGGNAQTVMIACVSPSSSDFDESLNTLNYASRAQNIQNKAVVNCRKETEQVEELHLQIKNLQKALEQRHRSETRIINRSDTTKRCPQEPSARLLAECAHYRTCTDAAYRLLMELQEDSNLTVEQILRVKEWLCAVESERSELTSAGLDSGIESTSAEDQSLEAQGCKLPKAQGQVSTEKSFEAIKDKHVANLQRQVERLEEENRDFLAALEDAMEQYKLQSDKLQEQQDKISELHVRLEMAMPNLCVPELLENLHLVTATQRPHTAPLAATKPHGLSSVPTEQSRRSHCQKLNSSSSLKEDSAGCHPNLPSSAELRDTALQREHSQGLEKAAEMSSEEDEEWELRRSLYQRRNGIPSWSRREVSSKLSEEPSGGHPFLIQEEQLELPKEVPRRQERPAGKDSEWRLVQAQQKIRELAINIRMKEELITELIKTGRDAQALNKQYCQKIGELEQEAEQVRTELSDSQKQLQELEGKEPWDPGEKHKLQEYRTRVAAAQSKARVLSKKKQATERLVSLSAQSEKRVQELERNIQLMRRQQGQLQRRLREESEQKRRLEAEMNKRQHRVKELELKHEQHQKILRIKTEEIAAFQRKRRSGSNGSVISLEQQQKIEEQKKWLDMEMDKVLEQRQALDELEDELRKREAIVAKKEALLQEKNGLESKRLRSSQALTDDIVRVSSRLEHLEKELTEKNGQLRHGSAHDQQQIRQEISNLRQEKDQLLKQRLELDNKLRQGTLLSPEEERILFQLDEAIEALDAAIEYKNESITCRQRVLRASASLLSQCEMNLMAKLSYLSSSETRALLCKYFDKVVTLREDQHRQHIAFSELEMQLEEQQQLVHWLEAAVERQRLEMDRQLTLQQKEHEQSMQLLLQQSREHMEEGLASSKLQYEGRIQMLEKELSHYMRANQELSQRLNSINPHPGAAKAGMERNVHTGTCEEFSHGELPLLPAEENHRGRDESRELVHAPLPATWRRSSLPTDSTGDPRHEVHLPRSLGPTKARREPRRASLNVTPLPYHPAMIDVRKNPL; the protein is encoded by the exons ATGGACTTGTGGATACGAGCAGACGAGGAACTCTTCACAAAGCAGCGAGGCCCCGGCCCTGCCTGCCCAAAAACCTGTGGATGCTCCAATCGG GAGGCCGTGTACGGCGCCTGCGTCCGGCCGCTGCTGCGGGCCTTCTTCCAGGGCTTCAACGCCACCGTCTTCGCCTACGGGCAGACGGGATCCGGCAAGACCTACACCATCGGGGAAGCCAGCGTCG CTTCCATCAACGAGGATGAGCAGGGCATCATCCCACGAGCCATGGCAGAGACCTTCCAGCTCATCGACGAGAATGACCTCATTGACTACACAGTGCGCGTGTCCTACTTGGAGGTGTACAAGGAGGAGTTCCGGGACCTTCTGCAGGTGGATACAGCCAGCAAAGACATCCAGATCCGAGAGGATGACAAGGGCAACATCG TGCTCTGCGGTGTGAAGGAGTCTGAGGTGGAAGGGCTGGATGAGGTGCTGAGCCTGCTGGAGATGGGCAACACGGCCAAGCACACGGGTGCCACGCACATCAATGCACAGTCGAGCCGCTCACACACCATCTTCACGGTGACGATGGAGCAGCGGCGCGGCGCTGGCCGTGTCACTCGCCTTGCCCTGTCCAACCAGCCCACCATCCCCGCTTCAGGGCAGGTCCTGGTTTCCAAGTTCCATTTTGTGGACCTGGCGGGCTCAGAACGGATCGTCAAAACGGGAAACACCggggagaggctgaaggagagCATCCAGATCAACAGCGGGCTGCTGGCCCTGGGCAACGTCATCAGCGCCTTGGGGGACCCTCGGAGGAAGGGCAGCCACATTCCTTATAGGGATTCCAAAATCACCAG GATCCTGAAGGACTCCCTGGGGGGCAATGCCCAGACTGTGATGATAGCATGTGTCAGCCCTTCCTCCTCTGACTTCGACGAGAGCCTCAACACACTGAACTACGCCAGCCGAGCTCAGAATATCCAGAACAAAGCGGTGGTGAACTGCCGCAAGGAGACAGAGCAGGTGGAGGAGCTCCACCTGCAGATAAAGAATCTGCAGAAGGCGCTGGAGCAGCGGCACCGCTCCGAGACACGCATCATCAACCGCTCAGACACCACCAAGCGCTGCCCCCAGGAGCCCAGTGCTCGGCTGCTGGCTGAGTGCGCGCACTACCGCACCTGCACAGATGCCGCTTACCGgctgctgatggagctgcaggaggacagcAACCTGACCGTGGAGCAGATCCTGCGGGTGAAGGAGTGGCTGTGTGCGGTGGAGAGCGAGAGGAGCGAGCTGACCTCGGCCGGGCTGGATAGCGGCATCGAGAGCACTTCTGCAGAGGATCAAAGCCTGGAGGCACAGGGGTGCAAGCTGCCCAAAGCCCAG GGGCAGGTGAGCACTGAGAAGAGCTTTGAGGCCATCAAGGACAAGCACGTGGCCAACCTGCAGAGACAAGTGGAGCGCCTGGAGGAGGAGAACAGGGATTTTCTGGCTGCCTTGGAGGATGCCATGGAGCAGTATAAGCTGCAG AGTGACAAACTGCAAGAGCAGCAGGATAAGATCTCAGAGCTGCACGTGCGCCTGGAGATGGCGATGCCAAACCTATGTgtgccagagctgctggagaaccTGCACCTGGTGACTGCCACCCAGAGACCACACACAGCCCCACTGGCAGCCACAAAGCCCCATGGCCTCAGCAGCGTTCCCACcgagcagagcagaaggagcCATTGTCAGAAG CTCAACAGCAGTTCCTCCTTAAAGGAGGACTCGGCCGGCTGTCACCCAAACCTacccagcagtgcagagctcagggacacagccctgcagagagaaCACAGCCAGGGCTTGGAGAAGGCAGCTGAGATGTCCTCAGAAGAGGATGAAGAATGGGAGCTGAGGCGGTCCCTGTATCAGCGCCG AAATGGGATTCCCAGCTGGAGTAGGAGAGAGGTGAGCAGCAAGCTGAGTGAGGAGCCAAGCGGAGGCCATCCCTTCTTGATTCaggaggagcagctggagctgcccaAAG AGGTACCCAGGAGGCAGGAGCGCCCTGCAGGGAAGGACTCAGAGTGGAGGCTAGTGCAAGCCCAGCAGAAGATCCGGGAGTTGGCCATCAACATCCGCATGAAGGAGGAACTGATCACAGAGCTCATCAAGACAG GCAGGGACGCACAGGCTCTGAACAAGCAGTACTGCCAGAAGATCGGTGAGCTggagcaggaagcagagcaggtGCGGACTGAGCTGAGTGACagccagaagcagctgcaggagctggagggTAAAGAGCCCTGGGACCCTGGAGAAAAGCACAAGCTGCAGGAGTACCGCACACGCGTGGCAGCTGCCCAGAGCAAGGCACGG GTTCTGAGCAAAAAGAAGCAGGCAACTGAGAGGCTGGTGTCGCTTTCGGCCCAGAGTGAGAAGCGAGTGCAGGAGTTGGAGAGGAACATCCAGCTGATGCGGCGGCAGCAGGGCCAGCTGCAGAGACGACTGCGGGAGGAGAGTGAGCAGAAGAGGCGGCTGGAAGCGGAGATGAACAAGCGGCAGCACCGTGTCAAG GAACTGGAACTGAAGCACGAGCAGCACCAGAAAATCCTGCGCATCAAAACAGAGGAAATTGCAGCTTTCCAGAGGAAGCGGCGGAGTGGAAGCAATGGCTCCGTCAtcagcctggagcagcagcag AAAATTGAGGAACAGAAGAAGTGGCTGGACATGGAGATGGATAAAGTGCTGGAGCAGCGCCAGGCCCTAGATGAGCTGGAGGACGAGCTGAGGAAGCGTGAAGCTATAGTGGCCAAAAAGGaggctctgctgcaggagaagaaTGGCCTGGAAAGCAAGAGGCTGCGCTCCAGCCAG GCCCTGACAGATGACATAGTCCGTGTGTCGAGCCGCCTGGAGCACCTGGAGAAGGAGCTGACAGAAAAGAACGGGCAGCTGCGCCACGGCAGCGCCCATGACCAGCAGCAGATCCGTCAAGAGATCAGCAACCTGCGCCAGGAGAAGGACCAGCTGCTCAAGCAGAGGCTAGAGCTTGACAACAAGCTGCGCCAGGGCACGTTGCTGTCCCCAGAG GAGGAGCGGATCCTGTTCCAGCTGGATGAGGCAATCGAGGCTCTGGATGCAGCTATTGAGTACAAGAATGAATCCATCACATGCCGGCAGCGCGTGCTGCGGGCCTCAGCCAGCCTGCTGTCCCAGTGTGAGATGAACCTCATGGCCAAGCTCAGCTACCTCTCCTCTTCTGAGAcaagagctctgctctgcaagtACTTTGACAAG GTGGTGACGCTGCGAGAAGACCAGCACCGGCAGCACATTGCCTTCTCAGAGCTGGAGatgcagctggaggagcagcagcagctggtgcaCTGGCTGGAGGCGGCCGTGGAGCGGCAGCGCCTGGAGATGGACCGGCAGCTCACcctgcagcagaaggagcacGAGCAGagcatgcagctgctgcttcagcagaGCCGTG AGCACATGGAGGAGGGGCTGGCCAGCAGCAAGCTGCAGTACGAGGGGAGGATCCAGATGCTGGAGAAGGAGCTGAGCCATTACATGCGGGCAAACCAGGAGCTGAGCCAGAGGCTTAATAGCATTAATCCTCACCCAGGAGCAGCCAAAG CAGGGATGGAGAGAAATGTGCACACAGGGACCTGTGAGGAATTCAGCCATGGGGAGCTGCCCCTGCTTCCTGCAGAAGAGAACCATAGGGGCAGGGATGAGAGCAGGGAGCTGGTACACGCTCCTCTGCCTGCAACATGGAGACGTTCCTCCCTGCCCACCGACAGCACCGGAGACCCAAGGCATGAGGTGCACTTGCCCCGCAGCCTGGGGCCCACCAAGGCACGCCGGGAGCCCCGCAGAGCCAGCCTGAATGTCACCCCCCTGCCTTACCACCCAGCAATGATCGATGTTAGGAAAAATCCCCTCTAG
- the PLIN1 gene encoding perilipin-1, translating to MTAKKNQPLQNGRAKENVLQRVLQLPVVSSTCESLQRTYSSTKEIHPVVASVCEVYEQGVKGASALAMWSVEPVVRRLEPQFSMANNLACRGLDHLEEKIPALQYPVEKLASKLKDTISTPIQSAKSTIGYSMDKILGLAVGGYETTKTTVETTARYTRSNSVSQMAAAGMDTALGGLEKLMEYLLPEEEEEAVLPLDLKPKQTCRPAAKVSQQQSRTYRAHSVPSAPSSAPSTLGRIGALISTASHRAYQHTAQNLQRAKAKGQELVVWIPILGSLAKPSPPVVPQSHGERQSTAGSWRQSRVPEQKQEKAEKKEDSHAGEAGDGLGLVGSVAHNLQSACASGISGMKKVPAVAWDAAEGLILFTPRRLSRAMETVDALGGTLISAPKHLLGSLYSYVPLRRQSKDEAAARGSKPGPEAEQKEEEESKSVGTSAEEKAQLRGDWRLYRGHHPLSFLGLEDPLFIRSNLYRSSALEPEAVPRKSAFAPYSRRVSEGSYRFSPEAMYSRAYYANLYSPAFKKD from the exons ATGACGGCAAAGAAGAATCAGCCCTTGCAGAACGGAAGAGCCAAG GAGAACGTGCTGCAGCGTGTCCTGCAGCTGCCGGTGGTGAGCTCAACCTGTGAAAGCTTGCAGCGGACCTATAGCAGCACCAAAGAGATCCACCCAGTTGTGGCCTCAGTGTGTGAGGTCTATGAGCAGGGAGTGAAGGGTGCCAGCGCCTTGGCCATGTGGAGCGTGGAGCCTGTGGTACGCAGGCTGGAGCCTCAGT TCTCCATGGCCAACAATTTGGCATGTCGGGGCTTGGACCACCTGGAGGAGAAGATCCCAGCCCTTCAGTATCCTGTTGAGAAG CTTGCCTCCAAACTGAAGGACACCATCTCCACCCCCATCCAAAGTGCCAAGAGCACCATTGGGTACTCCATGGACAAGATCCTGGGTCTGGCGGTGGGGGGCTATGAGACAACCAAGACCACAGTGGAGACAACAGCAAGGTACACGAGGAGCAACTCAGTGAGTCAGATGGCAGCCGCTGGGATGGACACCGCTCTGGGTGGGCTGGAAAAGCTGATGGAGTACCTGTTGccagaagaggaggaggaagcag TTCTACCTTTAGATCTGAAGCCCAAGCAGACCTGCAGACCAGCAGCAAAGGTCTCCCAGCAGCAATCCAGGACTTACAGGGCTCACAGTgttcccagtgctcccagcagtgctcccagcactCTGGGCCGGATTGGAGCCCTGATCAGCACCGCCTCTCACCGTGCTTACCAGCACACTGCCCAGAACCTCCAGCGTGCCAAAGCCAAAGGACAGGAACTGGTCGTCTGGATCCCCATCTTG GGCAGTCTGGCCAAGCCAAGCCCACCTGTGGTGCCGCAGAGCCATGGTGAGAGGCAGAGCACTGCGGGCAGCTGGAGGCAGAGCAGGGTGCCGGAGCAGAAGCaggagaaggcagagaagaagGAGGACAGCCATGCTGGTGAG GCAGGGGATGGCCTCGGGCTGGTGGGCAGCGTGGCTCACAACCTGCAGAGTGCTTGTGCCTCTGGCATCTCCGGCATGAAGaaggtccctgctgtggcctgGGATGCGGCAGAGGGGTTGATCCTGTTCACACCCcgcaggctgtccagggccaTGGAGACAGTGGATGCTCTGGGAGGGACGCTCATCAGTGCCCCTAAGCAcctgctgggcagcctgtacaGCTACGTGCCG CTCCGCAGGCAGTCCAAGGACGAGGCGGCGGCACGGGGCAGCAAGCCGGGTCCTGAGGCTgagcagaaggaggaggaagagagcaagTCAGTGGGCACCAGCGCCGAGGAGAAGGCCCAGCTGAGGGGTGACTGGCGGCTATATCGCGGCCACCACCCGCTGTCCTTCCTGGGCCTGGAGGACCCTCTCTTCATACGCAGCAATCTGTACCGCAGCTCAGCCCTGGAGCCTGAGGCTGTGCCGCGGAAATCAGCCTTCGCGCCTTACAGCCGGCGTGTGAGCGAGGGCTCCTACCGCTTCAGCCCCGAGGCCATGTACAGCCGGGCCTACTACGCCAACCTCTATAGCCCAGCCTTCAAGAAGGACTGA
- the LOC100545125 gene encoding ras-related and estrogen-regulated growth inhibitor-like protein, with the protein MSQLRSSSVGSLLGYSAASPVCWEVTRPAPALTYRGDDPTHSNVLNPAACSCRQYPIALEGPSGARGGAGGAAMGLRLRRSASFTPEHPALLELPSPVALRAEANVLVMGADSVGKSALTVRFLTRRFIGEYGDMEFIYSHTLTVDGREVLFHIWDVPSSQDQADDGSSEEKRIQWADCFILVYSICDRASFNLLPLKVQFIRAAKEGQGQVPIIIVGNKRDLQHRRAVSSEEGRLLALSLDCGFYEVSAAEAYHGALMVFHGLAERIPDTRLKRGAGIRGIVKTVSAVFARKRTDSL; encoded by the exons ATGTCccagctgaggagcagcagcgTGGGCAGCCTCCTGGGATACtctgcagccagccctgtgtGCTGGGAGGTGACAAGGCCAGCCCCAGCGCTGACGTACCGTGGGGATGATCCAACCCATAGCAACGTTTTGAATcccgctgcctgcagctgcaggcagtaCCCCATAGCCCTGGAAGGTCCCTCGGGTGCACGTGGAGGAGCTGGGGGTGCTGCCATGGGGCTTCGGCTGCGCAGGAGTGCCAGCTTCACCCCCGAGCACCCGGCCCTCCTGGAGCTGCCCAGCCCTGTCGCCCTGAGAGCAGAAGCCAATGTGCTGGTGATGGGAGCAGACAGCGTGGGGAAATCAG CCCTGACTGTACGTTTCCTTACTAGGCGCTTTATCGGGGAGTACGGAGACATGG AATTCATCTACAGCCACACATTGACCGTGGATGGCCGAGAGGTTCTCTTCCACATCTGGGATGTCCCCAGCTCACAG GATCAAGCTGACGATGGCTCCTCGGAAGAGAAACGAATCCAGTGGGCAGACTGCTTCATCCTGGTCTACAGCATCTGCGACCGTGCCAGCTTCAACCTCCTGCCCCTCAAAGTGCAGTTCATTAGGGCGGCCAAGGAGGGGCAGGGCCAGGTGCCCATCATCATCGTGGGCAACAAGCGGGACCTGCAGCACCGACGGGCTGTCTCCAGTGAGGAGGGAAGGCTCCTGGCCCTGTCTCTGGACTGTGGTTTCTATGAGGtctctgcagctgaggcctACCACGGGGCTCTTATGGTGTTCCACGGACTGGCTGAGCGCATCCCCGATACCAGGCTGAAAAGAGGTGCTGGCATCCGGGGCATCGTCAAGACTGTGTCAGCAGTGTTTGCCCGTAAGCGGACGGACTCGCTCTGA